The Desulfuromonas acetoxidans DSM 684 region TCGGTGGTTTGATGTTCACCATCGGCCTGTACCTGTCTGGAACCGTAGCGCAAGTCAGCTCTCTCTACCTGACTTACAGCGTGCTGGCCGGAACCGGGGGCGCTATCATTTATTGCGCCAACCTGGGCAACACGGTCAAATTCTTTCCCGATAAGCGTGGACTGGCATCGGGCCTTTGCGCCGCCGGTTACGGCTGCGGAGCAATGATTGTCGCCCCAATTGCCAGCGCTTTGATTATTAAATACGGGGTATTGGAAACCTTCCAGATCCTCGGCGGAACCTTTTTCATTATTATCGCCGCCTGTACTGCAATCGTAAAAAAAGCCCCGGCCGGATATCAGCCTGTCGGTTGGACCCCACCTGCGGTCAGTGTCAACAGTAGCGGTTCTGTCGATGTTATCTGGCATCGGATGATACGGGATATCGTCTGGTGGATGGTATTGATGATGATGTTCTGCGGTACAATGTCCGGCTTGATGATTCTAGCCCACGCTTCGCCAATCGGTCAGTTGATGTTTAAACTGACCCCGATGAAAGCGGCTTTTTTCGTCAGTATTATTACTCTGGCCAACGCCCTTGGGCGGATCGGGTTTGGTGCATTGTCCGACAAAGTTGGCCGTTCCAACACCATTATGGTGATGTACATCGTTTCGGCACTCTCGCTGTTTAATCTGACATTTACCGGAACGGTTGCCGGCTTTGTTGCTTCCGGCATCGGAGTCGGGGCGGTCTTTGGCGGTTTTATGGGGACCATGCCGACGATCATCAGCGAACGTTACGGGCTAAAACGATTCGGCGTCAATTACGGTATCACTTTTATCGGCTTAAGCATGGCGGCACTGACCGGCCCACTGACCGCAGCCAAGGTGCGGGTTGCGACGGGCGTTTACGACAATGCATTTCTGATTGCACTGGGCGTCAACCTTGCTGGTTTGATCTTTGCGGCAGCGTTCCGGATTCTGGATAAACGTACAAGCAATAAATTTGCGGACTAGTGCTCTGACAAGCCGAAAATGCGATTTCCGTCTTGCTCACAAAATCAAGGACTTGAAAACCTGTCCTTGATTTTGATCGCCCGTCCATGGGCTCCGCAGTCTGTTCTTCAACAGCCTGCCAGGCAATACCCGCAGTGTCCTGAGCATTATCATTTATTTTTCTGTCACAAATAGAATACGAGCCGGGTTCTGCCCGGCTTTTTTATTTTTCCAGTTGGAATTGTCTGCCGGTTAATGCAAGATTGCCGACAGATTATCATCTACTTTGATGTGGGAAATAAGTCCCCTTTTTCGTTGCAGGGAGAATGCAATGGCGATGGCGTCATCCGTTAAATTATTTCAGGTTCTGGAACTCTTATGCCAGGGTGGGCCTGTTAAGGCGATGACGTTGAGCCGTGAGCTCGGTTTCAATAAAAGCTCAATTCACCGATTTCTGAATACGCTCATGGAAATGGGCTATGTCGTTCAGGATAACGAAACCGGCCTTTACAGCGCCAGCCTGAAAGTTTATGAGTTGGGAGTGCAGGTTAAGAACCGCTTCGGGATCTCAAAAATTGCCGCGCCGATCTTACGGCGTTTGCAGGTTGAGGTGAATGCTGCGGTCAACCTTGGGGTGTTACAGAATAATGAAATGCTGACCCTTGAGCGATTCACCCCGGATGACGAGAACGTCAAAATTATCGTCAAGGCGAAGTTGCCAGCCTATTGTACCGCACTCGGGAAGATCCTTTTGGCCTATCTCGACGAGGAGAGTTTCGAGCGCTACATGGCGACGACCGAACTTAAAGCCATTACCCGCAGAACCGTGACCGATCCGGCTGAGTTTCGCGCGATGATTGCCCAGATCCGCAACAACGGCCTTGCTGTCGATGATCGGGAGCTGGATGAAAATATTCGTTCGATTGCAACGCCGGTACGGGATGAGAGCGGTCTTGTCGTGGCGGGTCTATCGATTACCGCCGCCGCCACGCGATTGGCGGGAGAGGATTTAGCCGAGGCGCAACGCAAGCTATACCTGGCGACCGACAAACTCTGTACTGCTCTGGGCAACACTGCTGAAAGCTGACTTGAAGGGAAAAGAGATAAAAAAGACCCAGTCTGCTTTTAGCTAGTTGATAGTTCCAACGCCCAAGCTCAACCGCGCAGTTTTTTGCGTCGGCTGGAGCGCATTGTTGGGCAGCCTTGCTCACGCGTCCCCCCCTATGTCCTGTAGCTCAATCATAGGTCGATAAAAAAGCAACCCCAATGCCGCGAGAGCCGCGAACGATGCTCCGGCAATAAATGTGGCCGAGGCTCCGTAAATACTCCATAGTGACCCAGCGATAACGCTGGCCAGCAGCAACACCCCACCACTTACCAGATTAAACACACCGAAGGCCGTCCCAAGTAGCTCAGAGGGTGCTGTATCGGCAACAAGTTTCGATAACAAACCTTGGGTGAATGCCATATGCAGTCCCCAGAACGCCACACCAACGAAGGCGAGCGACGGTGAAACGGCCATCGCTAATATGACATCAGCGACGATGAGTAATCCAAGTCCGAACACTAATAACTTTCGTGCCGAAAGTCGGTCAGCCGCCACGCCTGCGGGATAGGAGAATAAGGAGTAGACAATATTCATCACAATCATAATTGCAGGCACATAACCGATAGCAAGTCCGACGTCCTGAGCACGAAGAATAAGAAACGCCTCACTGAAGCGGGCAAGAGTAAAGACAGCTCCCAGAATAACGACAAACCAGTATCCGAGAGGCAGGCGTTTGGCATCCTTCAAGGTCAGGTGATTTCTCGAATGTGTGGTGTTTTCAGTGGACTCAGGTTCGCGCAGTGCAACAATCAGTAGAAAGACCGCGATGAACGCAGGGATCACAGCGATCCACAACACTGATTTGATGTCGTTTGCGAACAAGATCATAAAGACAACCGCGAGCAACGGCCCGACAAAAGCCCCCACTGAATCCAGCGCCTGGCGCAGGCCATAGGCCGCACCTCGAAGCGGTGGTGGGGCAATATCGGCGATCAGCGCATCGCGGGGTGCGCCCCGAATCCCTTTGCCAATGCGATCGACAAAACGGGCGCCGAACACCCATCCAATGGATGTTGCGAGTGGAAATACCGGTTTGGTCAAGGCCCCAATGGCATACCCAGTCACAACGAGAATTTTGCGTTTCCTGAAATAATCACTCAGCGCGCCGGAAAACACCTTCGTGGTCGCAGCGATGCCCTCGGCAACACCCTCGATAATCCCTACTGTGACCATGGATGCGCCGAGTACCGTGGTCATAAATATCGGCAAGAGGCTGTGAACTAGCTCCGATGATACATCCATAAACAGCGAGACAAATCCGAGCACCCAAATACCGCTTGGCAACTTGCGATCAACGCCTTTTGTCGAAGATAGCGGTTCAGGGTTATTTGTTTGTGATGAGGTCATGAGAGCTTTTTTCTACGCAGCCTAACGGCTCACATAAGGTGCACCGTGGTGGCGGAGTCCCCGCGAGTGAGAACGAGCGATCTTAATGTGATGGTTAGAGGGATGTACACTAACGTGTTCCTATACCTATAACGGCAAAAGGAAAAAACACAACCCTCGAAGACCTTGGCAGAACAGCGCCAATGAGTAAGCGTGCGACCGCTCCACCAAGTGCAAACTCTCCGACCACTGTGAAACGGACAGGAGTTTCATAGATGATCCTTCCAAAAAAGAGACAAAGAAAGAGACAAAGGGGTCAAAACAAAGGAACAAAGGGGTCACCCATTAAAAGGCTGCCATCAGGCAGCTTCGCTGCAATCACTTTTTAGGCATAATCTTCTAATTCACTTTTCCAAACCATGAGGACATCTATCGCGTTTCGAGTCTTCTCTTCATCCAGAAAGGTAAGTCCCATTTCTAAATAAGCTATTCGCTTTAGGTAGGTAAACAGCTCATCGTCTCTTTCAGACTTCACCAATTCAAAGATCTTTGGAAGATATGAATAATACTCATCACGTGCACCTGGAAATTCTGATACGCAAAGTGGGTCCCAAAGGTAATGGACGACTTCGTCAATCCGACGATACAACTCGGTATCTGTCGTGCCAAGCTGGGGTATGTGTAGTGGTTGAGTCATATGCCTAACGCCGCGCTCTGCGGCAAATTTGGAGCGCAGCGGAAAATTTGTCCGACAGCAGCGCCTTGTTAGTTGCGTTGAATGCCATATGCTCTGCGCCATTGGGTTCTAGGTTTACACTGGACATTCGTCAAATGTTCATTGAGATGATTCAGATTCCTTCCGTTCCGCTCTACGAGCCTCCTACCTTTTACGCGTTTATCGATTGTATTGAAACATTCTGCATAAAATGTTCTGACTATATCTGGCATATTTGGCTTGTAGCCTTTTTCAATTTCCAAGAATCTACGGATACACAATGCAACAAGATCGGAAAGTTGGATCATTGGGTTTTTTCTTGAATCAATCGGATAGCTAAACTCTACTATCCATTTAACTTTTTGGTTCTTTGGGACTTCAAATCGTCTATTTTGAACGATTGCTTCAACACTTTCGTGATGCTCTTCTTTTTCGTCCAGAACAATCATACCGCGAGCCGACTGACCGAGATTCTCCTTAACGTGCCAGTTCATATAAGTAATTAGATAGTCAAAGGACAATAGGTATGGGTGATTACTGTCATACACGGTATCAAATGCACATTCCGCATTCACCAAAGACTCTTTCTCTAATGCGAAAAAATGGACGTGATGACCAAGTTCATCAATTAGGCCAAGTAAATCTCGAACAAGTTGCAATCTATCCTGAATCGGGTGCCCATCAAAAGGGCCTTCGCCATTTGGTGATAGAAGCTCATTTGAATGCACCTCAAAGCCCTGAGGCACATTACCGTTAAAATAATCAGAAATTATTCGATCAAGGCGCTCTTTAGTGTTATTCCATTTTTTATCTGCAACGCTAAGTCCAGCAAGTACAAAAATTGGCTGCTGTTCATCCTGTAAATTAGCGCCAGTATCACCACTTTCGTCTAAATAGAAAAAATGCACTCGATATTTTCCTTGTGTGAGCAACTAACAAGTTATTAGTTCGTTTCTTCATATCTCATTTGAGGTGCCGTTGACCACAGCCCCCCAATAAGACAACTCTGACCATGACCTCCTAAAAAAATCACGTAGGTATGCGTAAAGTCAAGAATAAAACTTGAAGATTGCCTTATGAATATTACAGTAAAAAAGAGATAAACGAGAATAAAGATATTACGTATGATCAAGCTGCCGAAAGCGCTTTTAGAAGAATTCAACGATTAGTAAGAGAGTGAGGCGATTGATGTTAATCGTCATGGTGTGTGAAATTTAAGACCTGCCCCGAGGGTCCCAACTTCACTGATTAAGCTATCTGATCACTGCTGCCACTGATACAAAGTGTCACAAATGACGTCGAAACAACCCGGCTCCCTCACGACTTCCTGATATCCCGGTACAGCTCCCACCCACTGGCCGAGTCGGACATTGGGTTCCTGGGTGAGATAAAGGGTGGGCAATCCCATCAGTGCCGGGCCATCCATGCCGGCCGTGGTAACACCGATCTGGCCGAGCAGGCCATGGCGGCATCTCAATCCTTCAAATAGTTGCAATTGCGCTCGGCGCATGTCCGGTCCTTGAAAGAGCGGCTCTTTCCAACACAGGGTCAGGTTGATCGCGCTTGGCGGAACAAGCTCCCGAGGAACAGCATCGCCAAAAAATATTGGAGTGAGCCCGGCCTTCACTACCAGCTCAGCAAGCTGACGCAATTCATCGAAACAGGTATTGCGCTCGGCATCGTGATCACCCGTTCGAACCCAAAGCAACACCTTGCGGCCTGGCTGCCCTCCCACACGATGATCGATCCATGAGGTTAAGGAATCCGCTGGTGATTCGTCGCCTAGGAAAGCTACGCGAAGGGTGCGCTGCGCTCCTGCCGCATCGGCGTGAAAAGCCTGAGCGATGATATGTGTCAGATGCTTGGGGCTTGCGGGACGAGACCGATAGGGACGGAGAGAGTCTTTCAATCCGGCATCGAGAAGGAATCGTTTGGCTTGCACTTCCTGGGCAGCGCCGGGTCTGATCTGGATGAGGACACCAGCTAAGAGTGCTGCGGCAGCCAGATACCAGCCTTCGCCAAAGGAAAAGCCGGGATCAGCATGAAAAGTGTAGGCACGGTTGCGCTCTGTGACGA contains the following coding sequences:
- a CDS encoding DUF3800 domain-containing protein; its protein translation is MHFFYLDESGDTGANLQDEQQPIFVLAGLSVADKKWNNTKERLDRIISDYFNGNVPQGFEVHSNELLSPNGEGPFDGHPIQDRLQLVRDLLGLIDELGHHVHFFALEKESLVNAECAFDTVYDSNHPYLLSFDYLITYMNWHVKENLGQSARGMIVLDEKEEHHESVEAIVQNRRFEVPKNQKVKWIVEFSYPIDSRKNPMIQLSDLVALCIRRFLEIEKGYKPNMPDIVRTFYAECFNTIDKRVKGRRLVERNGRNLNHLNEHLTNVQCKPRTQWRRAYGIQRN
- a CDS encoding MFS transporter codes for the protein MTSSQTNNPEPLSSTKGVDRKLPSGIWVLGFVSLFMDVSSELVHSLLPIFMTTVLGASMVTVGIIEGVAEGIAATTKVFSGALSDYFRKRKILVVTGYAIGALTKPVFPLATSIGWVFGARFVDRIGKGIRGAPRDALIADIAPPPLRGAAYGLRQALDSVGAFVGPLLAVVFMILFANDIKSVLWIAVIPAFIAVFLLIVALREPESTENTTHSRNHLTLKDAKRLPLGYWFVVILGAVFTLARFSEAFLILRAQDVGLAIGYVPAIMIVMNIVYSLFSYPAGVAADRLSARKLLVFGLGLLIVADVILAMAVSPSLAFVGVAFWGLHMAFTQGLLSKLVADTAPSELLGTAFGVFNLVSGGVLLLASVIAGSLWSIYGASATFIAGASFAALAALGLLFYRPMIELQDIGGDA
- a CDS encoding IclR family transcriptional regulator; translation: MAMASSVKLFQVLELLCQGGPVKAMTLSRELGFNKSSIHRFLNTLMEMGYVVQDNETGLYSASLKVYELGVQVKNRFGISKIAAPILRRLQVEVNAAVNLGVLQNNEMLTLERFTPDDENVKIIVKAKLPAYCTALGKILLAYLDEESFERYMATTELKAITRRTVTDPAEFRAMIAQIRNNGLAVDDRELDENIRSIATPVRDESGLVVAGLSITAAATRLAGEDLAEAQRKLYLATDKLCTALGNTAES
- a CDS encoding OFA family MFS transporter, whose amino-acid sequence is MPTQHYNRWAILVAAIVSNICIGTLYAWSVFANPLGQKFGWAGPALALVFTINHGLSPVASTVGGFIQDKMGARNGMIIGGLMFTIGLYLSGTVAQVSSLYLTYSVLAGTGGAIIYCANLGNTVKFFPDKRGLASGLCAAGYGCGAMIVAPIASALIIKYGVLETFQILGGTFFIIIAACTAIVKKAPAGYQPVGWTPPAVSVNSSGSVDVIWHRMIRDIVWWMVLMMMFCGTMSGLMILAHASPIGQLMFKLTPMKAAFFVSIITLANALGRIGFGALSDKVGRSNTIMVMYIVSALSLFNLTFTGTVAGFVASGIGVGAVFGGFMGTMPTIISERYGLKRFGVNYGITFIGLSMAALTGPLTAAKVRVATGVYDNAFLIALGVNLAGLIFAAAFRILDKRTSNKFAD